The Amyelois transitella isolate CPQ chromosome Z, ilAmyTran1.1, whole genome shotgun sequence genome contains a region encoding:
- the LOC106130540 gene encoding uncharacterized protein LOC106130540 — translation MSTKNELEPKAGRSNDATETTPLVAKNEDCDGGDGSPSKSENGGLSVTQTAFLIAGEMAGSGVLALPRALVKTGWVGVPIIILMGAVAAFSGKRLGDCWSIIEDRDPEMRSRKRNPYAIIADQALGKKWSVAVSMAVTVTLFGGAVVYLLLAAQIIEHVFLSLVPSVTFCAWYLIVAGAMTPLMLYGTPKDISFTGVIAFGATFVACLLYFIQMMNDVRPFVYRYGIHGFQDFFLAFGTILFAFGGASTFPTIQNDMADKSKFSNSLQYSFAAILLLYLPIAIAGYAVYGEAVAPNVSTSLSATPLTLVGNILMALHLVAAFIIIINPVCQEMEELYNVPRDSTGWKMAVRLSIMAGILFIGESIPRFYTILALIGGTSVALLTFVLPSLCYLRLVEQPAREGQSPVETPGWMKMVCWEVIALGVIGGIAATYSAVSAIFSTAQATPCYLR, via the exons ATGTCGACAAAGAACGAATTGGAGCCCAAAGCGGGCAGAAGCAATGACGCAACAGAAACTACACCATTGGTAGCTAAAAAT gagGATTGCGATGGTGGCGATGGGAGCCCTAGCAAATCGGAGAATGGAGGTCTATCCGTCACGCAGACGGCATTCCTCATTGCTGGCGAGATGGCTGGCAGCGGAGTCCTGGCGCTCCCTCGGGCTTTGGTCAAAACTG GCTGGGTAGGAGTCCCAATCATCATCTTGATGGGGGCAGTTGCGGCGTTCAGCGGGAAAAGACTCGGCGATTGCTGGTCCATCATCGAGGACAGAGACCCTGAAATGAGGAGCAGGAAGAGGAATCCTTACGCCATCATCGCCGATCAGGCCTTAGGCAAGAAATGGAG TGTGGCCGTCTCAATGGCAGTGACAGTTACTCTATTTGGAGGCGCGGTGGTGTACCTCCTGCTAGCCGCACAGATCATAGAACACGTGTTCTTGTCCTTGGTCCCCTCGGTCACCTTCTGCGCCTGGTACCTCATCGTGGCCGGGGCAATGACCCCGCTCATGCTGTACGGAACGCCTAAGGATATCTC TTTCACCGGAGTGATAGCGTTCGGGGCAACATTCGTCGCGTGCTTATTGTACTTTATCCAAATGATGAATGACGTGAGACCCTTTGTCTACCGCTACGGCATCCACGGGTTCCAGgacttcttcctggcttttgGCACCATCTTGTTTGCCTTCGGAGGAGCTTCTACCTTCCCAACTATCCAAAATGATATGGCTGATAAGAGCAAATTCAGCAATAGTCTGCAATATAGCTTTGCTG CCATTCTCTTGCTGTACCTGCCGATCGCGATCGCCGGCTACGCAGTCTACGGCGAGGCAGTGGCTCCCAACGTGAGCACCTCCCTTTCAGCCACTCCTCTCACTCTGGTGGGCAACATCCTCATGGCCCTCCACCTGGTCGCCGCCTTCATCATTATCATCAACCCCGTCTGCCAGGAGATGGAGGAACTGTACAATGTGCCTAGAG ACTCTACAGGCTGGAAAATGGCCGTCCGTCTGTCCATAATGGCCGGGATCCTCTTCATCGGCGAGAGCATCCCTCGCTTCTACACCATTCTGGCCCTCATTGGCGGCACCAGCGTCGCTCTGCTGACCTTTGTTTTGCCTTCGCTGTGTTATCTGCGCCTCGTGGAACAACCCGCCAGGGAGGGACAGAGTCCTGT TGAGACCCCCGGGTGGATGAAGATGGTGTGCTGGGAGGTGATAGCCCTGGGGGTGATCGGCGGCATCGCAGCTACGTACAGTGCCGTCAGCGCCATTTTCAGCACTGCTCAGGCCACGCCATGCTATCTTCGGTAG
- the LOC106130535 gene encoding glycine cleavage system H protein, mitochondrial codes for MALRSMVRVAKQMSRSMVQPHCCRQAAFFSTTKDSRARFYTKKHEWVTVTDNIGTVGISNYAQDALGEVVYAQLPEVGNAVEVGEECGALESVKAASEIYSPVSGTITEKNSSVESSPALINQSCYQDGWLFRVKLSKPDELKALMDQAAYDKFLEEEHH; via the exons ATGGCGTTACGTAGCATGGTCCGTGTAGCGAAGCAGATGTCCAGGAGTATGGTGCAGCCTCACTGCTGCCGACAGGCTGCTTTCTTCAGCACCACAAAAGATAGCAGAG CCcgattttacacaaaaaagcACGAGTGGGTAACAGTCACGGACAACATAGGCACAGTAGGAATATCTAATTATGCACAG GACGCGCTTGGGGAAGTGGTCTACGCGCAGTTACCGGAGGTAGGCAATGCGGTGGAGGTGGGCGAGGAGTGTGGAGCCCTGGAGAGTGTCAAAGCCGCCAGCGAGATCTACTCACCTGTCTCTGGCACG atAACAGAAAAGAACAGCTCCGTAGAATCCTCCCCAGCGCTCATCAACCAGTCGTGTTACCAAGACGGCTGGCTGTTCCGAGTGAAGCTGTCCAAGCCGGACGAGCTCAAAGCACTGATGGACCAGGCGGCTTACGACAAATTCTTGGAAGAGGAGCATCACTGA